The Spirochaetaceae bacterium genome window below encodes:
- the hflK gene encoding FtsH protease activity modulator HflK, whose protein sequence is MAERDVTPARMAGNFSPRAVGVVIGVVVLFAIVVSSVFVVDQRETAVVLRFGRFQRTADEGLHFKLPFGIDRNINVETQQIKKLEFGYRTERAGVQTVFSAQDFPEESVMLTGDLNIVDVEWSIQYRIVDPRAYLFNVLDQEKTLRDISQSVINQLVGDRAILDVIGAERENIEFIGQERMNEIFASYEIGIRVTALKLQNIVPPKGAVQNAFEDVNKAIQDRSRFIEEGKEAYNQAIPRARGQALQIIQEAEGYKEERINRALGDTARFRAVYEEYARNPDVTRARLYFEMFENVFLTADGTDLIDRNLDNFIPLKNLVPTFQGATQ, encoded by the coding sequence ATGGCAGAACGTGACGTAACTCCGGCGCGCATGGCGGGCAACTTCAGTCCGCGTGCCGTCGGGGTGGTAATCGGCGTCGTCGTATTATTCGCTATCGTAGTGTCGAGCGTGTTCGTGGTGGACCAGCGGGAAACCGCGGTGGTGCTGCGCTTCGGAAGATTCCAGCGCACCGCCGACGAGGGCCTGCACTTCAAGCTGCCGTTCGGCATCGACCGCAACATCAACGTCGAAACCCAGCAGATCAAGAAGCTGGAGTTCGGCTATCGCACGGAACGGGCCGGCGTACAGACCGTGTTCTCGGCGCAGGACTTTCCGGAGGAGTCGGTCATGCTGACCGGCGACCTCAACATCGTCGACGTCGAGTGGTCGATCCAGTACCGCATCGTCGACCCGCGCGCCTACCTGTTCAACGTGCTCGACCAGGAGAAGACGCTGCGCGACATCTCGCAGTCGGTGATCAACCAGCTTGTCGGCGACCGCGCCATCCTCGACGTGATCGGCGCCGAGCGCGAGAATATCGAATTCATCGGCCAGGAGCGCATGAACGAGATCTTCGCGTCCTACGAGATCGGCATCCGCGTGACCGCCCTCAAGCTGCAGAACATCGTGCCGCCCAAGGGCGCCGTGCAGAACGCGTTTGAGGACGTGAACAAGGCGATTCAGGACCGCAGCCGCTTCATCGAGGAGGGCAAGGAGGCCTACAACCAGGCCATTCCGCGCGCCCGCGGCCAGGCGCTGCAGATCATCCAGGAGGCGGAGGGCTACAAGGAGGAACGCATCAACCGCGCCCTCGGTGACACCGCCCGGTTCCGCGCCGTCTACGAAGAGTACGCGCGCAACCCGGACGTGACCCGTGCGCGCCTGTATTTCGAGATGTTCGAGAACGTGTTTCTGACCGCGGACGGCACCGACCTGATCGACCGCAACCTCGACAACTTCATTCCTCTGAAGAACCTCGTTCCCACCTTCCAAGGAGCCACCCAGTGA
- the hflC gene encoding protease modulator HflC: protein MKKGVTVGVVVLFFIIVFLMLGPLWVLQEGEQAVLLQFGRIVASHQDAGLKLKTPVIDRVVKFPKKILSWDGAAQRIPTEENQFIWVDTTARWRIADPGLFYESVTTIDQAASRLDDIIDSEVRKIISRNPLTEAVRDSDVINQIERRNVFATAGAQENIDDSVIVDTFTQITYPAIQTGRTQLSDEVLTEATRLIPQFGIELIDVVIRQIKYSDDLTESVYNRMIADRQQIAQAFRSDGEGQKADWLGQRSRELNVILSAAQRQAEEIKGDADAQAANIYADAYNQDPEFYEFWKAIEAYRTLMPRFRKTLTTDAEFFKYLYNQDGDFPRP from the coding sequence GTGAAAAAGGGCGTAACCGTAGGCGTCGTCGTCTTATTCTTCATTATCGTATTCCTGATGCTCGGCCCGCTGTGGGTGCTGCAGGAGGGCGAGCAGGCGGTGCTGCTGCAGTTCGGGCGCATCGTGGCCTCCCATCAGGACGCCGGGCTGAAACTGAAGACCCCGGTGATTGACCGGGTGGTGAAATTCCCGAAGAAGATCCTGTCGTGGGACGGCGCCGCGCAACGCATCCCCACCGAGGAAAACCAGTTCATCTGGGTGGACACCACCGCGCGCTGGCGAATCGCTGACCCGGGGCTGTTCTACGAATCGGTCACCACGATCGACCAGGCCGCCTCGCGTCTCGATGACATCATCGACTCGGAGGTGCGCAAGATCATCTCCCGCAACCCGCTCACCGAGGCGGTGCGCGACTCCGACGTGATCAACCAGATCGAGCGGCGCAATGTGTTCGCCACCGCGGGCGCCCAGGAGAACATCGACGACAGCGTGATCGTGGACACCTTTACCCAGATCACCTACCCCGCGATCCAGACCGGGCGCACGCAGCTCTCGGATGAGGTGCTCACCGAGGCAACTCGGCTGATTCCGCAGTTCGGCATTGAGCTGATCGACGTGGTCATCCGCCAGATCAAGTACTCCGACGACCTCACCGAGAGCGTCTACAACCGCATGATCGCCGACCGGCAGCAGATCGCGCAGGCGTTCCGCTCCGACGGCGAGGGACAGAAGGCGGACTGGCTCGGCCAGCGTTCGCGCGAGTTGAACGTAATCCTGTCGGCGGCGCAGCGCCAGGCGGAGGAGATCAAGGGTGATGCCGACGCGCAGGCGGCCAACATCTACGCGGATGCGTACAACCAGGATCCGGAGTTCTACGAGTTCTGGAAGGCGATCGAGGCGTACCGGACGCTGATGCCACGGTTCCGCAAGACCCTGACCACCGACGCCGAGTTCTTCAAGTACCTGTACAACCAGGACGGGGATTTCCCGCGGCCCTAA